From the genome of Oryza glaberrima chromosome 1, OglaRS2, whole genome shotgun sequence:
AGATCGACTAGTTCCTTGATATAAACATACGCGTGCATACATCATCTTTTGTCAGGACAGGAGTTCAGGACGCCATGAAGAAGCGAGTGCAAGCTTTCACAGAAGGCGTCGTGCTAATGGTGTGTCCAGTTCTTCTCGCTGTCGCACTCAAGAGAGCAGACTTGAAAGGCAAGGGGAACGGATCGCTTGTTGTAGGCAGCATCACCCCTctcgccgccaccactctcGAAGCCGGTCTACTCCCGTTCCTCTGCCTCTGCGTCTCCAAGAACCTGCCGCTGCCGGTGGGTGACGGCGTCGCGGGGCTCCTGTACCGCGCGTCGAAGCTCCTCGTCCACCTCTGCGCTGTTCTGCTCATGGCCCTCGCCTacggcatcctcctcctcatcgacaTGAACAGGTACATGTACTACCTTGCCGGCCTTGTTCTTGCGCCGCTGGTGCCACTCACCCTGTTGCGCTGCTACCGGAGCACGCGCGACGGCGCTGGAGATCACGAATCGGCGGTGCACGCGGCGGGATATGGCGCCGCGCTCGAGGACTCCGTGGATTTCTCGGCCGCCGTCACGACGCTTCTGTTCCTGGGGCTTGAAGGGCTGGCGTTAGAGGGGCAGAGCACCGCTGCGTGCCACGGGCTGGAGCGCCTGTTCACCGCCTCCCTCGGCTTCACGTACCTCACCTGTGCGCTCGGCGTGTTCGTCATGCTGCGAGGGACTGTGCCTCCTCCGGTGATCACCGGCAACAGCGCCGAGATGCGCAACGTCGTCGAGTTACTGAACATTGTGCTGGCTGTCGCCATCGCCCTGGTCGTCGTCCTGATATCGGCCGCGCCGATGAGGGAGCAGGCGTGGCTGGTATTTGCTCCGCTGATACTGTCGTTCGTGACATGGATGTACATAGCTCTAATCGGCGGTGATGGTGGCCAAGTCGAAGGGCTTAAGCAGCCGGCGTCGCTGGAGCTGACCAAGGTCACGTTCACAGGGTTCCTGGCCGTCGCGGTGCCGACCTTCAGTAATACTCCGGTTGACATCTCCACGCGCGGCTTCGTTGTGCTCAGTGCTGCGGCCGTAATGTCGGGCCTTGGATGGAGGCTCCTGGCGCACCGGATGGCACCGTCTCCGGCGATGGCAGCCGCCGCCAACGTTGCCTCTTTCTTTGCTCACCTGTGCGTCGCTGCTGCTGTCATCCCATTTGCAATGCTGGCTGTCAACGCCATCAATTCAAAGTGAGGCAGGCACCGGTAACCGGTTGTTACTAATCATGCATAGAAGGGTGTCCCACTGCTGGTCAAACATGTACCCCAAAGGCTAGACAACATGTACATGATTAAGTCTCGAGGGGTTGTGATATATTATCTAAAGTTGAAATTTAACTggtacaagttaaaaaaaacaaatttaactctCGATATACGTAAACTAGGTAAAGTTTAACTCGTTTTCTTGAGTAAATTGCGCCTGCGGTGCATCAACTTggtaggtgggtgcaatttggtgaaaaaacttgagaaatgagcatTCTAATGCAACAACTTGGTAGGTAGATGCAATTTAGTTTAAGACCTTTATAAGCGATcatataaatgcaacaacttgcgAGGTAGATACGATGTTGATACAATAAACTAAGAAGCTATGcggcaacttaattatttggagatttttttatatagatccaatttttaagtatttattttgacaatatactagcatGTATTTGTATAACCATATTCATATTtgtatcctaataactaataactgaaagtcaattaaactggatgtagaaattattatatttcggttgatatttgagaaggtgaaaaaaacaaaaaaaattcttaaaaggTAATTAGATGTAAATTGTATATGCAGTATAATTCttaagattaaattcaatattataaggtaatatccataGAATTActatgtgttaacgaccaaatttggtaatccagggatcggagatgaagaagaaaccGAGATGGAAATCCTCCCGAGAACAGAGTGAagatcggctgaagtccgaatcggctgcggtTAGATCGGCAGGGTtcgagtcggactaggtaagccgattgagccgaatccgacaatatgacataACATATGTTGTCGGTttaggttgatgtgcttcatgatgattgccacgcatggatagagtactgagaaggcaattgtatctattaattaggatattttatgtaatttccttagagatatgtttgggcaaaagtctgccgcaaagacttatagtatcttagaatttgttagagataagagtcgtgtccgatatggacatgttttgtaattctcggatataaatagaccccgaaccccatgtaatcaaactaacacgttcaatacaatcttagcgcatcgccacccttttactttcgtttcgtttcgacgagttcttgcttttgggttgagctgcatcggtttcgatcttcaacaagaggtaaaacttgttatggtggcttgcgttctcgggattagtgcttccatctttatgatactctaatcttgtttatgtaattcgtcgagttatcatatatcttccATAATCTTTGActatatcgttatctaacctacaatcggctaacatctgctaagagagggcagccgattaggttaaataccgacgttgacttagattatataagatatccaccactctatgaaacatctaacggcttgattgtctagatattgtccttcttttcatacttatagctgcatcagttgagtttgatcttatgagtcatgattagaatctcaatctctagcctgccttttggctgccgattagggtagtatcggggtttcagccgatcttacctggttTAACTATCTTTTTCTCATATGATTGATTGACatattaaatctgccctttatattaagatcttgttgcatttgaatatattaggctttcatttggtatattttacttgctttaat
Proteins encoded in this window:
- the LOC127760484 gene encoding uncharacterized protein LOC127760484 → MKKRVQAFTEGVVLMVCPVLLAVALKRADLKGKGNGSLVVGSITPLAATTLEAGLLPFLCLCVSKNLPLPVGDGVAGLLYRASKLLVHLCAVLLMALAYGILLLIDMNRYMYYLAGLVLAPLVPLTLLRCYRSTRDGAGDHESAVHAAGYGAALEDSVDFSAAVTTLLFLGLEGLALEGQSTAACHGLERLFTASLGFTYLTCALGVFVMLRGTVPPPVITGNSAEMRNVVELLNIVLAVAIALVVVLISAAPMREQAWLVFAPLILSFVTWMYIALIGGDGGQVEGLKQPASLELTKVTFTGFLAVAVPTFSNTPVDISTRGFVVLSAAAVMSGLGWRLLAHRMAPSPAMAAAANVASFFAHLCVAAAVIPFAMLAVNAINSK